From Acidimicrobiales bacterium, the proteins below share one genomic window:
- a CDS encoding aldo/keto reductase has protein sequence MNSLGRTGLDVFPICLGGNVFGWTADEPRSHAILDAYTSAGGNFIDTANSYLLEHGRSETIIGQWIADRGNRDQIVLATKVGGGRGAVRNLRAATIESEANASLERLQTDHIDLYYAHFDDPETPLEESIRAFDALVRRGAALHIGASNYAPGRLTAALALQRKHGLAEFTVLQPHYNLVERDFEGTLLPVADTWDLAVVPYFGLAKGFLTGKYRPGGGAVQSERAEAARAYLDKGGVAVLEALDEVAAAHETTVAAVALAWLLAQPRVVAPIASARTTEQLEQILPAATLKLTAAEVDRLSATTRPG, from the coding sequence GTGAACTCTCTTGGGCGCACCGGGCTCGACGTCTTCCCAATCTGCCTAGGCGGCAACGTGTTCGGCTGGACGGCCGATGAGCCGCGATCCCACGCCATCCTCGACGCCTACACCAGCGCTGGCGGCAACTTCATCGACACCGCCAATTCCTACCTTCTCGAGCACGGCCGCTCGGAGACGATTATCGGGCAGTGGATAGCCGACCGCGGCAACCGCGACCAGATAGTTCTGGCCACGAAGGTGGGCGGCGGTCGCGGAGCGGTCCGCAACCTACGAGCAGCGACGATCGAGAGTGAGGCGAACGCCTCGCTCGAGCGCCTGCAGACTGACCACATCGACCTCTATTACGCCCACTTCGACGATCCGGAAACGCCGCTAGAGGAGTCGATTCGCGCCTTCGACGCACTCGTCCGGCGCGGCGCCGCCCTTCACATCGGGGCATCCAATTATGCGCCGGGTCGGCTCACCGCCGCCCTCGCGCTCCAGCGCAAGCACGGGCTGGCGGAGTTCACGGTCCTGCAGCCTCATTACAACCTGGTCGAACGCGACTTCGAGGGCACGCTGCTGCCCGTCGCTGACACCTGGGACCTCGCCGTGGTTCCCTACTTCGGGCTGGCGAAGGGCTTCTTGACCGGCAAGTACCGGCCGGGCGGCGGGGCCGTCCAGTCGGAGCGGGCCGAGGCCGCCCGCGCCTACCTCGACAAAGGGGGCGTAGCTGTGCTCGAGGCACTCGACGAGGTCGCCGCCGCCCACGAGACCACAGTGGCGGCCGTGGCGCTCGCCTGGCTACTCGCCCAGCCGCGGGTCGTCGCCCCGATCGCCAGCGCACGGACCACGGAGCAGCTCGAGCAGATCCTGCCGGCCGCCACGCTCAAGCTGACTGCAGCAGAGGTGGACCGGCTGTCGGCAACCACACGACCAGGCTGA